The Gemmatimonadota bacterium genome has a window encoding:
- a CDS encoding aminotransferase class I/II-fold pyridoxal phosphate-dependent enzyme gives MSIASALIQSAQNRPGDDPIFSLNAEAAKRSAAGESILDATLGVLMDDACKLAVMPSVSEALLRVPLERAAGYAPIAGSAPFLGATISDLFDDGPLAAQAISAATPGGTGAIHHAVVNFLEPGQSALTPSYFWGPYGVITTHAGRDVDTFRMFGEDGRLDLDALAIGIDRHIERQGRVLLLLNFPCHNPTGYSLDESEWAAVAEVVRFAGERAPVATLLDCAYLRFADPASDHWLHAIGTMLETSTVLVAWTASKTFAQYGARIGALIAMHQDAAERERLTNALSYSCRATWSNCNHLGQLAVTDLLTDPDLKARADAERDALIDMLRRRVGAFNEGAREAGLRVPRYEGGFFVAVFTPDGEKTAEAMRAEGVYVVPMEGAVRVALCATPEAQVPRIVEALRIGVDAATG, from the coding sequence GTGTCCATCGCAAGCGCGCTCATTCAGAGCGCACAGAACAGACCCGGCGACGACCCCATCTTCTCGCTCAACGCGGAGGCAGCGAAGCGAAGCGCCGCAGGCGAGTCGATCCTGGATGCCACCCTTGGCGTGCTGATGGACGACGCGTGCAAGCTGGCGGTCATGCCGAGCGTGTCCGAGGCGCTCTTGCGCGTTCCGTTGGAGCGCGCCGCGGGGTACGCCCCGATCGCAGGTTCAGCGCCGTTCCTGGGGGCGACGATCTCGGATCTCTTCGACGATGGCCCCCTCGCCGCCCAGGCCATTTCTGCCGCTACTCCGGGCGGTACGGGCGCGATCCACCACGCGGTCGTCAACTTCCTGGAACCCGGTCAGAGCGCGCTGACGCCCAGCTACTTCTGGGGGCCCTACGGTGTGATCACCACGCACGCGGGGCGAGACGTCGACACCTTCCGCATGTTCGGTGAAGACGGGCGCCTCGATCTCGACGCGCTGGCCATAGGTATCGATCGCCACATCGAACGGCAGGGCCGTGTCCTGCTGTTGCTCAACTTCCCCTGCCACAACCCGACGGGGTACTCGCTGGACGAGTCCGAGTGGGCCGCTGTCGCGGAAGTCGTCCGCTTCGCGGGCGAGCGAGCCCCCGTCGCCACCCTGCTCGACTGCGCGTACCTACGCTTCGCGGATCCTGCGTCGGACCACTGGTTGCACGCCATCGGGACCATGCTGGAGACGAGCACGGTGCTCGTAGCGTGGACCGCGTCCAAAACGTTCGCCCAATACGGCGCGCGAATAGGCGCGCTCATCGCGATGCACCAGGACGCAGCCGAGCGGGAGCGCCTGACGAACGCTCTTTCATACTCGTGTCGCGCAACCTGGTCCAACTGCAACCACCTCGGTCAGCTCGCGGTCACCGACCTACTCACGGACCCGGACCTCAAGGCGCGGGCGGACGCAGAGCGCGATGCGCTGATCGACATGCTCCGCCGCCGCGTTGGCGCTTTCAATGAGGGCGCCCGGGAAGCCGGCCTGAGGGTTCCGCGCTACGAAGGCGGTTTCTTCGTAGCGGTGTTCACGCCCGACGGCGAGAAGACCGCGGAGGCGATGCGAGCCGAGGGAGTCTACGTCGTGCCCATGGAGGGTGCGGTGAGGGTGGCGCTGTGCGCCACGCCGGAGGCGCAGGTTCCCCGGATCGTGGAGGCGCTCCGGATCGGGGTGGACGCGGCAACGGGCTAG
- a CDS encoding MBL fold metallo-hydrolase, translating into MANHRRRSAALALMLIMGGCSEPAPLVRTADPDARGYTDEDFPRIRELAANVYSYEQLRSAGDERFTTVSMFVVTSEGVLVADGQGSVEETQRLIDHIAEITDQPITHVVICSDHGDHTNGNSAFPSDAVFLAHPTSAATLASSANNPNRREDAPPVVLATEIVHDETTTITLGDQEIEILFLGRAHTGGDLSVYLPAEKILFMSEAYLHRVFPAMRTAFPSEWVAMIERAQAMDVDYYVPGHGFVDSPDVLEEELETYRQALVTVIAEATRLHAQGLSLEDAQAEAVMGEIETWSLRSSQKSRAIQQVYAELDGELPGGSE; encoded by the coding sequence ATGGCGAACCACCGTCGTCGGTCTGCGGCACTCGCGTTGATGCTCATCATGGGAGGCTGCTCGGAGCCAGCCCCGCTCGTCCGCACCGCCGACCCGGATGCTCGAGGCTATACGGACGAGGACTTCCCTCGGATCCGAGAGCTCGCTGCCAACGTCTACTCCTACGAGCAGCTCCGGTCGGCTGGGGACGAGCGCTTCACCACCGTGAGCATGTTCGTGGTCACCAGCGAAGGTGTTCTGGTGGCGGACGGTCAGGGGAGTGTCGAAGAGACGCAACGCTTGATCGACCACATCGCCGAAATCACCGACCAGCCGATCACGCATGTCGTGATCTGCTCGGACCACGGCGATCACACCAATGGAAACTCTGCGTTCCCCAGTGACGCGGTCTTCCTTGCCCATCCGACGTCCGCCGCCACACTCGCTTCGAGCGCGAACAACCCGAACCGTCGCGAGGACGCCCCGCCCGTCGTGCTGGCCACGGAAATCGTGCACGATGAGACGACGACCATCACGCTCGGTGACCAGGAGATCGAAATCCTCTTCCTCGGCAGGGCCCACACCGGAGGCGACCTCTCCGTCTATCTGCCCGCCGAGAAGATCCTCTTCATGAGCGAGGCGTATCTGCACCGAGTCTTCCCGGCGATGCGCACGGCGTTCCCGTCGGAATGGGTCGCGATGATCGAGCGTGCACAGGCCATGGATGTCGACTATTACGTGCCGGGGCACGGTTTCGTCGATTCGCCGGACGTGCTCGAAGAGGAGCTCGAGACGTACCGGCAGGCGCTGGTCACAGTCATCGCTGAGGCCACACGACTGCACGCTCAGGGGTTGAGCCTGGAGGATGCTCAGGCAGAAGCGGTTATGGGGGAGATCGAGACGTGGTCGTTGCGCTCGAGTCAAAAGTCCCGAGCGATCCAACAGGTGTATGCGGAGCTGGACGGGGAGCTACCGGGGGGGTCCGAGTGA
- a CDS encoding cytochrome c has translation MRRTSSSMLLKVGGTGVVALAVAFAIGAGDIAAQESLEDNVTYARDVAPILQENCQVCHQPGSIAPISLMTYDDARRYARRIRSKVAERSMPPWHIDRSVGIQEFKNDRGLSEDEIETIVQWVDNGTPFGDEADMPPPMEFPDPNDWQFAPDFGEPDMVFASEAYDLAAETQDKWYRPITETGITEPRWVKAIEIRPVGLGSRRIVHHALAFLLQDEEQGERSAGAAQVTDRGAMGGPGLFMEWAVGKRGEIFPEGAGKLMMPGARILWEIHLHAIGEKVEAGQVELGVWLYPKGEQPRNRTRLNMFDARGRSDLDIPPGEVAVTQDFHVLKWPARLENFQPHMHMRGKAMSMEAIYPDGRKEILSQVNNFQWKWHVNYIYADHAAPLLPAGTTLVITAWHDNTAENPNNPDHTQWVGWGDRTVDEMAHAWVDVTYLTQEEYESEVAKREAMNADEANNDEDENGAPAPTNR, from the coding sequence ATGCGAAGGACGTCGAGTTCGATGTTGTTGAAGGTGGGGGGCACCGGTGTCGTGGCGCTTGCGGTCGCTTTCGCGATCGGGGCCGGAGATATCGCGGCTCAGGAGAGCCTAGAGGACAACGTGACCTACGCACGCGACGTCGCGCCGATCCTGCAGGAGAACTGCCAGGTCTGTCACCAACCGGGCTCGATCGCACCTATTTCGCTGATGACCTACGACGACGCCCGCAGATACGCGCGGCGGATCCGTTCGAAGGTCGCCGAGCGCTCGATGCCTCCCTGGCACATCGACCGTAGCGTCGGCATCCAGGAATTCAAGAACGACCGCGGCCTCAGCGAGGACGAGATCGAGACGATCGTTCAGTGGGTCGACAACGGCACGCCGTTCGGGGACGAAGCCGACATGCCACCGCCGATGGAGTTCCCGGATCCGAACGACTGGCAGTTCGCGCCCGACTTCGGCGAGCCCGACATGGTCTTCGCCTCCGAAGCGTACGATCTCGCGGCCGAGACGCAGGACAAGTGGTACCGGCCCATCACGGAAACCGGAATCACCGAGCCGCGCTGGGTCAAGGCGATCGAGATCCGGCCGGTCGGTCTGGGGAGTCGCAGGATCGTGCACCACGCACTCGCGTTTCTCCTGCAGGATGAGGAGCAGGGCGAGAGGAGCGCCGGAGCCGCGCAGGTGACCGATCGCGGAGCGATGGGTGGCCCTGGCCTCTTCATGGAGTGGGCGGTCGGCAAGCGCGGGGAGATCTTCCCCGAGGGCGCCGGCAAGCTGATGATGCCCGGCGCGAGGATTCTCTGGGAGATACACCTGCACGCCATCGGTGAGAAGGTGGAGGCCGGACAGGTCGAGCTCGGCGTCTGGCTCTACCCCAAGGGCGAGCAGCCCCGGAACCGCACGCGCCTGAACATGTTCGACGCGCGCGGCCGTTCGGATCTCGATATTCCGCCGGGTGAGGTCGCGGTGACGCAGGACTTCCATGTGCTCAAATGGCCCGCTCGCCTCGAGAATTTTCAGCCGCACATGCACATGCGTGGCAAGGCGATGTCGATGGAGGCGATCTATCCCGACGGCCGCAAGGAGATCCTCAGCCAGGTCAACAACTTCCAGTGGAAGTGGCACGTCAACTACATCTACGCGGATCACGCGGCTCCGCTGCTGCCGGCGGGGACGACGCTCGTAATTACCGCTTGGCACGACAACACGGCGGAAAACCCGAATAACCCCGATCACACGCAGTGGGTCGGCTGGGGTGATAGGACGGTGGACGAGATGGCCCACGCGTGGGTCGACGTCACCTACCTGACCCAAGAGGAGTACGAGAGCGAGGTCGCCAAACGAGAGGCGATGAACGCCGACGAAGCGAACAACGACGAGGACGAGAACGGGGCCCCGGCGCCCACGAACCGGTAG
- a CDS encoding DUF1028 domain-containing protein, producing MFSVPRPMRWALLSLIALALLPATASATWSVIAIDARTGRIVVASATCVPQSRFAGFPAKGLMDIQAIVVPGIGVAAAQAGVDNTRENQRLIYAQLKAGTHPEQILELLQADPDIERRQFGIIDRQGRSAGFSGSGNRAASLSYQARVPGTDIYYSVQGNILASDAVVHDAARALEQTEGTLADRVMAAMEAADEAGGDVRCTCEREPLPDAPCDSKNAHVAYILAADADDPEGESFNDGDYAMYINVTDDDIQQHENANPVITLRMRYDAWKARQEGGE from the coding sequence ATGTTCTCGGTCCCGCGGCCCATGCGCTGGGCGCTTCTTTCGCTGATCGCTCTCGCGCTCCTGCCCGCTACCGCGTCGGCCACCTGGTCGGTTATCGCGATCGACGCACGCACGGGCCGCATCGTCGTCGCGTCGGCTACGTGTGTGCCTCAGAGCCGCTTCGCGGGCTTCCCCGCCAAGGGCCTGATGGACATCCAGGCGATCGTGGTGCCCGGGATCGGCGTGGCGGCGGCCCAGGCGGGTGTGGACAACACGCGTGAGAACCAGCGGCTCATCTACGCGCAGCTCAAGGCGGGCACGCACCCCGAGCAGATCCTCGAGCTCCTCCAGGCCGATCCCGATATCGAACGCCGCCAATTCGGCATCATCGACCGGCAGGGCCGCTCGGCCGGCTTCTCGGGAAGCGGAAACCGTGCCGCATCGCTTTCGTACCAAGCTCGCGTGCCGGGCACCGACATCTACTACTCGGTGCAGGGCAACATCCTCGCTTCCGACGCGGTGGTCCACGACGCCGCGCGCGCGCTCGAGCAGACCGAGGGCACACTCGCCGACCGTGTGATGGCGGCGATGGAAGCCGCCGACGAGGCCGGCGGCGACGTGCGCTGCACCTGCGAGAGGGAGCCGCTGCCGGACGCGCCCTGCGACAGTAAGAACGCGCACGTAGCCTACATCCTGGCGGCGGATGCGGACGATCCCGAGGGCGAGTCGTTCAACGACGGTGACTACGCCATGTACATCAATGTCACCGACGACGACATCCAGCAGCACGAGAACGCCAATCCGGTCATCACGCTGAGGATGCGCTACGACGCGTGGAAAGCCAGGCAGGAAGGTGGCGAATAG
- a CDS encoding dipeptidase — MPEKTIPVFDGHSDTLTKIRHGGPDAQRSFLERSELGHLDLPRAREGGLVGGFFAIFTSSPKYERVVGDLLGPDGKVVPGGWSIQLPAKLQRRIATSWTLSVMSDLFRLEAESDGEIEVVRSVADLRRCLAEGTFAVILHIEGAESIDRNLEALDVFYEAGLRSLGPVWSRPTIFGHGVPFDFPRSPDTGPGLTPAGHRLVKRCNELGVLIDLSHLNEKGFWDVARISDAPLVATHSSAWALSQTPRNLTDEQLDAVGDSGGVVGINYAVGFLRADGNGTGQVVTPLTEIVRHARYVVDRVGVDHVALGSDFDGATIPDDLRDVSGLPRLIEAFRDAGFEEKEIEQIAYKNWIRVLEQTWRA, encoded by the coding sequence ATGCCTGAGAAGACGATTCCGGTCTTCGACGGCCACAGCGACACTCTTACGAAGATTCGTCACGGGGGTCCGGACGCGCAGCGTTCGTTCCTCGAGCGGAGTGAGCTGGGCCACCTGGATCTCCCGCGGGCCCGCGAGGGCGGGCTCGTGGGGGGGTTCTTCGCGATCTTCACGTCCTCCCCAAAGTACGAGCGGGTGGTGGGCGATCTCCTCGGTCCGGACGGAAAAGTCGTGCCCGGCGGTTGGTCCATCCAACTGCCTGCGAAGCTCCAGCGGCGCATCGCGACTTCGTGGACGCTGTCCGTGATGTCCGACCTGTTCCGGCTCGAGGCCGAGTCGGACGGGGAGATCGAGGTCGTGCGCAGCGTGGCCGATCTCCGAAGATGCCTGGCGGAGGGCACGTTCGCCGTGATCCTGCACATCGAGGGCGCCGAGTCGATCGACAGGAATCTGGAGGCGCTCGACGTCTTCTACGAGGCGGGGCTACGCTCGCTGGGCCCGGTGTGGAGCCGGCCGACGATCTTCGGGCACGGGGTCCCGTTCGACTTCCCACGCAGCCCCGATACCGGCCCGGGGCTCACGCCCGCAGGACATCGATTGGTCAAGCGCTGCAACGAGCTCGGAGTCTTGATCGATCTCTCGCATCTCAACGAGAAAGGCTTCTGGGACGTCGCCAGGATCTCGGACGCCCCGCTCGTCGCGACGCACTCCTCGGCGTGGGCACTCTCTCAGACCCCGCGCAACCTCACCGACGAGCAGCTCGACGCCGTCGGCGACAGTGGTGGTGTCGTCGGCATCAACTACGCGGTCGGTTTTCTGCGTGCGGACGGTAACGGGACCGGACAAGTCGTCACTCCTCTCACGGAGATCGTGCGTCACGCCCGCTACGTCGTGGACCGTGTCGGCGTGGACCACGTCGCGCTCGGCTCGGACTTCGACGGCGCGACGATACCGGACGACCTGCGGGACGTGAGCGGCCTGCCACGCCTCATCGAGGCGTTTCGTGACGCAGGCTTCGAGGAGAAGGAAATCGAACAGATCGCGTACAAGAATTGGATACGCGTGCTTGAACAGACCTGGCGGGCCTGA
- a CDS encoding zinc-dependent metalloprotease codes for MATTFPAAAQRGGDNEDSGDLPSIEEKTADMEKLDGFLPLYWDADLGQLWMEIPELDQEMIHFAGFGAGLGSNDIGLDRGALRGSRIVEFERVGRKIMMVQPNYRFRANSDNPSEVKAVRDAFARSVLWGFTAAAETDGRVLVDMTDFLIRDALGAGNRMGGYRLDNSRSSVYMDMTDVFPTNTELEVELTFVSGDGGGGGRGGGGRGGRGGGGFAGVGSVASTGEAATIRIHHSFFELPDDDYEPRMFDPRSGYGSSSYQDYAVPLGEDMTQRFIRRHRLEKVDPDAAVSDPVEPIIYYLDPGTPEPVRSALLDGARWWNQAFEAAGYRDAFQVVIRPDSISSLDARYNVINWVHRSTRGWSTGGSVSDPRTGEIIKGVVTLGSLRVRQDYMMAEGLLSPYATGDETPPELAVWALARIRQLAAHEVGHTIGLGHNYYNSSAGRISVLDYPHPLVTLNGDGSLNHSEVYDVGIGEWDKVAVTYGYQDFPDGTDEEAALERILQDAWDDDIRYMTNQDIATTPQADQWANGTDMARELNRMMDVRAAALSRFGETAIKNGTPMAKVEEVLVPLYMYHRYQVESTVTAVGGVGYWYASRGDGLTPHWRIPADAQNRALDALMRTLAPSELVLPESILALIPPRPPGFGRGRETFPRYTGGAFDALTPAVVAASTTINSLLTPERAARMVEQNMFDSSLPSLHDVLGRLIDASFGASANGAYETEVKHAIEGLVIERVKWLAASAPMLQVRTASTAVLQRMQTNLMAMNDSPQAATLALDVRRFLERPATPAETQSAVDAPPGAPIGDPGLRWMTGTPARNWLSSMEPWCAWDSHDWESYR; via the coding sequence ATGGCCACGACGTTCCCCGCCGCCGCGCAGCGCGGTGGTGACAACGAAGACTCCGGCGACCTGCCGTCTATCGAAGAGAAGACGGCCGACATGGAGAAGCTGGACGGCTTCCTGCCACTCTACTGGGACGCAGATCTCGGACAGCTCTGGATGGAGATCCCCGAGCTCGACCAGGAGATGATCCATTTCGCGGGCTTCGGTGCGGGCCTGGGCTCCAACGACATCGGGCTCGACCGCGGCGCGCTGCGTGGCTCCCGCATCGTCGAGTTCGAGCGCGTGGGGCGGAAGATCATGATGGTTCAGCCGAACTACCGCTTCCGGGCGAATTCGGACAACCCGAGCGAGGTAAAGGCGGTGCGCGACGCCTTCGCGCGCTCGGTGCTCTGGGGTTTCACGGCGGCCGCCGAGACGGACGGTCGCGTGCTCGTGGACATGACGGACTTTCTGATCCGGGATGCGCTCGGAGCCGGGAACAGGATGGGTGGCTATCGGCTCGATAACAGCCGCAGCTCCGTGTACATGGACATGACCGACGTGTTTCCGACCAACACCGAGCTGGAGGTCGAGCTGACGTTCGTGTCGGGTGACGGCGGCGGTGGCGGTCGAGGCGGCGGCGGTCGAGGAGGGCGCGGCGGAGGCGGCTTCGCGGGTGTCGGGTCCGTTGCCTCCACGGGTGAGGCCGCGACGATTCGCATCCATCACTCGTTCTTCGAGCTGCCGGACGACGACTACGAGCCGCGCATGTTCGATCCGCGATCCGGCTACGGCTCGTCGTCGTACCAGGACTACGCCGTCCCGCTCGGCGAGGATATGACACAGCGCTTCATTCGGCGGCATCGACTCGAGAAGGTCGACCCGGACGCCGCTGTGAGCGATCCCGTCGAGCCGATCATCTACTATCTCGATCCCGGCACGCCGGAGCCGGTGCGGTCCGCTCTGCTCGACGGCGCCCGCTGGTGGAACCAGGCGTTCGAGGCTGCCGGCTATCGCGATGCGTTCCAGGTCGTGATCCGCCCGGACAGCATCAGCTCTCTCGATGCTCGCTACAACGTGATCAACTGGGTGCACCGCTCGACGCGTGGCTGGAGCACCGGTGGATCGGTGTCCGACCCACGCACGGGTGAGATCATCAAGGGCGTCGTGACGCTCGGCTCACTACGCGTGCGTCAGGACTACATGATGGCTGAAGGGTTGCTCTCACCGTACGCGACCGGTGACGAGACGCCTCCCGAGCTCGCGGTATGGGCGCTCGCTCGCATTCGCCAACTCGCGGCACACGAAGTCGGCCACACCATCGGCCTCGGCCACAACTACTACAACAGCAGCGCGGGGCGGATCTCGGTCCTCGACTATCCACATCCGCTCGTGACTCTGAACGGTGACGGATCCCTCAACCACTCGGAGGTCTACGACGTCGGCATCGGCGAGTGGGACAAGGTGGCGGTCACGTACGGCTATCAGGACTTCCCCGACGGGACCGATGAGGAAGCCGCGCTCGAGCGCATCCTGCAGGACGCCTGGGACGACGACATCCGCTACATGACGAACCAGGACATCGCGACCACGCCCCAGGCCGATCAGTGGGCGAATGGAACCGATATGGCGAGGGAGCTGAATCGCATGATGGACGTGCGCGCCGCCGCGCTGTCGCGCTTCGGCGAGACCGCGATCAAGAACGGCACTCCGATGGCGAAGGTCGAAGAGGTTCTCGTGCCCCTCTACATGTACCATCGCTACCAGGTCGAGTCGACGGTCACCGCCGTGGGGGGCGTCGGATACTGGTACGCGTCCCGGGGTGACGGCCTCACTCCCCATTGGCGCATTCCAGCCGACGCGCAGAACCGAGCGTTGGACGCCCTCATGCGCACGCTGGCTCCCTCGGAGCTGGTCTTGCCCGAATCGATCCTGGCGCTCATCCCGCCGCGTCCCCCGGGCTTCGGCCGAGGCCGCGAAACGTTCCCCCGCTACACTGGCGGCGCGTTCGATGCGCTCACTCCCGCGGTCGTCGCGGCCAGCACCACGATCAATTCGCTGCTCACGCCCGAGCGAGCGGCCAGGATGGTCGAACAGAACATGTTCGATTCGTCGCTGCCGAGTCTGCACGACGTCCTGGGCCGTCTCATAGACGCGAGCTTCGGCGCATCGGCGAATGGCGCCTACGAGACGGAGGTCAAGCACGCGATCGAGGGCCTGGTGATCGAGCGCGTCAAGTGGCTCGCGGCGAGCGCACCGATGCTGCAGGTGCGCACGGCGTCGACCGCGGTGCTGCAACGGATGCAGACCAACCTGATGGCGATGAACGACTCGCCCCAGGCCGCCACGCTCGCGCTGGACGTGCGGCGGTTCCTGGAGCGCCCGGCCACCCCGGCTGAGACCCAGAGCGCGGTAGACGCGCCTCCAGGCGCACCGATCGGCGACCCGGGGCTGCGGTGGATGACGGGCACGCCCGCCAGGAACTGGCTTAGCTCGATGGAGCCGTGGTGCGCATGGGACAGCCACGACTGGGAGAGCTACCGCTGA